In Microbacterium sp. zg-Y818, the genomic window CCGGGTCGGTCTCGGTGTCCTCACCGGCGTCGTAGACCCGCACGATCGTGGGGTGCGACATGCGGGATGCCGCCTGCGCTTCGAGCCGGAAACGGGTGCGGAACGCGCTGTCCTCGGCGAGCTCGCGCTTGAGGATCTTGATCGCGACCGCGCGCCCCAGCGTGAGGTCGTAGCCCCGGTAGACGCGGGCCATTCCGCCGCGGCCGATGGGCTCGTCGACGCGGTAACGTCCCGACAGCACGCGCGGCTCAGCCGACACAGTCACCCCCTGAGTAGAACATCCAGCCTAGTCTCTCGGCCTCCGCCAACCTGGACGGGCGCCGAGGTCAGGGCTGGGTGTCGCCCTCGGTGTCGCCTTCGGCGGTCGGCTCGGGTGTGGGTGCTGCGGGCGCCTGGATCTGGGCGACAGCCTCGCCCGACGGGCCGGTGGTGCGCTCGCCGGCGCTGCCGCCGCTGCAGGTCACCGTGTAGGTGACGATCACGGACTCGTTGGCTGGACCGACCACTTGCAGCTGAGCGGCACGGTCACCGCCGCGGAAGGAGGCGGAAGACTGGCCGTTGACCGCGAAGACGCCGTTATAGGCAGTGAGGGTGTACGCGCTGACGCTGCCCTGACCCGAGGGGCAGGTGTACCCGGGCCAGGTGACCTGCACCGTGGCGTCGGGCTCGACCGTCGCCGGAAGCGACGGGGCGGCGGGGGCGCTGAGGGCCACCTGCGGGCCGTAGACGGTGAGGTCCACGACCGTACCGGCGGGAACGTTCGCCGTCGGGTTCACGCGGTAGACCTTGCCCTGGCTGCCCTCGTCGGGAGCGGCGTCGCCCTCGACGCAGTTGGCGCCGAGGCCCAGCTCGTCCAGCGCCGCGGACGCTTCGTCGCAGGACAGTCCCTCGAGCGCCGAGGCGTTGACGTTCACCGTGTCCGGAGTCGGCTCGGCGGACGGCGTCGTCGGCGTACGCGGCGGCTGGGCGCTGGACGTCGTAGACGCCGGCTCCTCGGAGTCGCCGTTGGACAGCAGCGCCCACACGGTGCCGCCCAGCACCAGCACCAGCAGCACGATGAGTGCGATGAGGGGCCACGTCCAGGGGCTGCGCTTGCGCTTGGGCTTGTCTTCGAGTTCGCCGTCGCCGGATGCCGCGTCGGCACCTGTCCCCATCGCCGTGGTGGCCGGGAGGATGCGCGTGGCATCCTGCGTCGACAGCCCCGGGTTGAGCAGCTGCGTCACCTCGTCGACGTCGGCGCCGCCGGCGATGGCCGGAACGGCCGCCGCGGCAGCGGCGACGTCGCCCCGGCGGAGCGCCGAGGCGGCCCGCGCGACGGCCGACGCCGTGGCGGGCCGATCTTCGGGCTTCTTGGCGATCATCGCCATGACGAGGTTCTGCACGGGAGCGGGGATCGTCGACGGCAGCGGCGGGGGCTGCTCGTTGATCTGCGCCATGGCGATCGCGACCTGCGATTCGCCGGTGAACGGGCGCTTTCCGGTCAGGCACTCGTACGCCACGATGCCGAGCGAGTAGATGTCGGTGGCCGGCGACGCCGCGTGCCCCGACGCCTGCTCCGGGGAGAGGTACTGCACCGTTCCCATGACCTGGCCGGTGGCCGTCAGCGGCACCTGGTCGGCGATGCGGGCGATGCCGAAGTCGGTGATCTTCACCCGGCCATCCGGGGTGATGAGCAGGTTTCCGGGCTTGATGTCGCGGTGCACCAGGCCCGCGGCGTGCGCCGCCTGCAGGGCCATCGAGGTCTGCGCGACGATGTCGAGCGTCTTGTCGACGGGCAGCGACCCCTCGCGCTCGAGGATGGTCGACAGGGCTTCGCCGGGAACGAGTTCCATGACGAGGAAGGCGCTGCCGTTCTCCTCGCCGTAGTCGAACACG contains:
- a CDS encoding serine/threonine-protein kinase, whose product is MRPTQGVTFGGRYELDSRIAIGGMGEVWEATDHVIGRTVAIKILKDEYMGDPGFLERFRAEARHAALVNHEGIASVFDYGEENGSAFLVMELVPGEALSTILEREGSLPVDKTLDIVAQTSMALQAAHAAGLVHRDIKPGNLLITPDGRVKITDFGIARIADQVPLTATGQVMGTVQYLSPEQASGHAASPATDIYSLGIVAYECLTGKRPFTGESQVAIAMAQINEQPPPLPSTIPAPVQNLVMAMIAKKPEDRPATASAVARAASALRRGDVAAAAAAVPAIAGGADVDEVTQLLNPGLSTQDATRILPATTAMGTGADAASGDGELEDKPKRKRSPWTWPLIALIVLLVLVLGGTVWALLSNGDSEEPASTTSSAQPPRTPTTPSAEPTPDTVNVNASALEGLSCDEASAALDELGLGANCVEGDAAPDEGSQGKVYRVNPTANVPAGTVVDLTVYGPQVALSAPAAPSLPATVEPDATVQVTWPGYTCPSGQGSVSAYTLTAYNGVFAVNGQSSASFRGGDRAAQLQVVGPANESVIVTYTVTCSGGSAGERTTGPSGEAVAQIQAPAAPTPEPTAEGDTEGDTQP